The proteins below come from a single Malus domestica chromosome 03, GDT2T_hap1 genomic window:
- the LOC103418819 gene encoding ankyrin repeat-containing protein At5g02620-like → MEAEAAPAEQPQAVAQPTLSRKKMTKQLTGKRDDTPLHSAARSGKMAVVMDILENTEEGELKELLAKQNSSDETALYVAAEYGYVDLVREMIKYYDLTDAGIKARNGFDAFHIAAKQGDMDVLNALMDAHAELTMTVDLSNTTALHTAATQGHIEVVNFLLEAGSSLATIARSNGKTALHSAARNGHLEVVKALLDKEPGIATRVDKKGQTALHMAAKGQNLEVVEQLIKADPSLINMVDGKDNTALHIATRKGRAEIVKMLLEHSETNTKAVNKSAETALDTAEKTGNPDIKAFLQERGVQSAKEIKPQATNPARELKQTVSDIKHEVHHQLEHTRQTRRRVQGIAKRLHKMHTEGLNNAINSNTVVAVLIATVTFAAIFQIPGQYVDDPEDIPAGQSLGEANIAPKLAFIIFFIFDSIALFISLAVVVVQTSVVVIESKAKKQMMAIINKLMWLACVLVSVAFLALSFVVVGRQTWLAIGVTIIGTVIMAATLGTMCFWVVRHRIEAKNMRSIRRSSLDSRSRSWSLSAVMSESELLNNDYKKMYAI, encoded by the exons ATGGAGGCAGAAGCGGCCCCGGCAGAGCAGCCCCAGGCGGTGGCGCAGCCAACCTTGTCCCGGAAGAAGATGACCAAGCAGTTAACGGGAAAGCGCGATGATACGCCTTTGCATTCCGCGGCGAGGTCAGGAAAGATGGCGGTGGTGATGGATATCCTTGAAAATACAGAAGAGGGTGAGTTGAAGGAGTTATTGGCAAAGCAAAACTCATCTGATGAAACAGCACTATATGTTGCTGCAGAATATGGTTATGTTGATTTGGTCAGGGAGATGATCAAGTACTATGATCTCACCGATGCCGGAATCAAAGCGAGAAACGGGTTTGATGCGTTCCACATTGCTGCCAAACAAGGGGATATGG ATGTGTTGAATGCGCTTATGGATGCTCATGCGGAACTGACTATGACGGTGGATCTATCAAACACCACGGCTTTGCACACAGCTGCGACGCAAGGGCATATCGAGGTGGTGAACTTTCTGTTGGAGGCAGGAAGCAGCCTGGCAACCATTGCTAGAAGTAATGGAAAAACAGCGCTGCATTCTGCAGCGAGAAATGGTCATTTGGAGGTTGTGAAGGCGCTTCTGGACAAGGAGCCTGGTATTGCAACGCGGGTGGATAAGAAGGGGCAGACGGCGCTGCACATGGCGGCTAAGGGGCAGAATCTTGAGGTGGTGGAGCAGTTGATCAAGGCAGATCCTTCTTTGATAAACATGGTGGACGGTAAAGACAACACGGCGTTGCATATAGCTACCCGGAAGGGTAGAGCTGAG ATTGTTAAGATGCTACTCGAACACAGTGAAACCAACACAAAAGCAGTAAACAAGTCTGCAGAAACTGCCCTTGACACTGCCGAGAAAACTGGGAACCCGGACATTAAAGCTTTTCTCCAAGAGCGCGGTGTCCAGAGTGCTAAAGAAATCAAACCACAAGCTACAAACCCAGCTCGAGAGCTGAAACAAACAGTGAGTGACATAAAACACGAAGTCCACCACCAGCTAGAACACACTCGCCAAACCAGAAGACGAGTCCAAGGCATTGCCAAACGCCTTCACAAAATGCACACGGAAGGCCTCAACAATGCCATAAACTCCAACACTGTGGTTGCTGTCCTCATAGCCACGGTCACCTTTGCAGCTATTTTCCAAATCCCTGGCCAGTACGTTGATGACCCCGAAGACATTCCTGCGGGGCAGTCACTTGGCGAGGCAAACATTGCTCCCAAACTCGCCTTCATAATCTTCTTCATCTTCGACTCCATTGCGCTCTTCATTTCTCTGGCTGTCGTGGTGGTGCAAACTTCAGTTGTGGTGATCGAGAGCAAGGCGAAGAAGCAGATGATGGCAATCATCAACAAGCTAATGTGGTTGGCTTGTGTGCTTGTGTCCGTGGCATTTCTGGCGCTCTCTTTTGTTGTGGTGGGTCGTCAGACATGGCTAGCAATTGGAGTAACAATCATAGGAACTGTAATTATGGCTGCAACTCTGGGAACCATGTGTTTCTGGGTAGTTAGGCATCGGATTGAGGCGAAGAACATGAGGAGCATTCGGAGATCATCGTTGGACAGCAGATCGCGCTCGTGGTCCTTGTCTGCAGTGATGTCTGAATCTGAGCTGCTCAACAATGACTATAAGAAGATGTATGCAATTTGA
- the LOC103421654 gene encoding E3 UFM1-protein ligase 1 homolog yields MDDELLELQRQFEFAQQAKSSIRLSDRNVVELVQKLQELHIIDFELLHTVTGKEYITPDQLRSEISAEVGKLGRVSLIDLADTTGVDLYHVEKQAQHVVLDDPGLMLIQGEIISQSYWDSVAEEVNDRLQECSQIALAELAAQLHVSSEMVASVLEPRLGTLVKGRLEGGQLYTPAYVARVTAMVRGAARGIAVPTNLSLLWSSLQQLLQEMDGASGVAVEGSFFQSLFNGLIKEGEILGSLRAGVHWTPNVFAIAQKESIDSFFSQNSFINYDVLHKLRIPQPIQFLQSRYPEGIPLVTTFVHPSMIEMLDAATEDALERDSWIDSLSILPMSFGSQDASKLLSLCPSIQQGLKSDKAIIFGESYVFSSGFIKDVYDRLEKEMETFSVSVPSSTVVSDDLRETKVGHDTSRSTESNETVSDSSSNKQAAEKGSKKKKGRGAGSIITGPAESELDNQDNVPTRSKKNQRKGKNISSGQAAESKAAAKLVKIKEENLNVPSEDWVMNKIIALVSDFEEQGPDDPQTILGPLAHYLRPKLINSWKERRKALFTENVERMRNLLDNLQKKLDESFLNMQLYEKALDLFEDDQSTSVIFHRHLLRTTATTIADMLLQNLDMHNKLKNGVEVAEPQISESITLNTGERTSIAKNFPGSLSSKALAVVEALEGKRVETFMTALRDIAEESGLLLRKIDKKLERTLLHSYQKDLVSQVSAETDPVPLLPKVVSLIYVQVHHKALQAPGRAIAVAVSRLKDKLDESAFKILTDYQTATVTLLTLISAASGDEEDCSSDSILSKRELLETQMPALKGLVFRNSQS; encoded by the exons ATGGACGACGAATTGCTGGAATTGCAGAGGCAATTCGAGTTCGCGCAGCAAGCGAAATCGAGCATCAGATTATCCGATCGAAACGTCGTCGAATTGGTCCAGAAGCTTCAGGAGCTCCACATCATCGACTTCGAGCTCCTCCACACCGTCACCGGCAAAGAATACATTACTCCC GATCAATTGAGGAGCGAAATATCGGCGGAGGTCGGTAAACTAGGGCGTGTTTCGTTGATTGACCTTGCGGACACTACCGGAGTGGATTTGTATCATGTTGAGAAGCAAGCTCAGCATGTTGTTTTGGATGATCCGGGGCTTATGTTGATTCAAGGCGAAATAATATCACAGTCTTATTGGGATTCTGTCGCCGAAGAAGTCAATGACAGGCTTCAAGAGTGTAGCCAAATCGCTCTGGCAGAACTTGCCGCGCAGTTGCATGTCAGTTCGGAAATGGTGGCATCTGTGTTGGAGCCCCGCCTTGGGACTTTG GTGAAAGGTAGGCTTGAAGGTGGGCAGTTGTATACTCCTGCATATGTTGCACGGGTTACTGCCATGGTTCGTGGTGCTGCCAGAGGTATCGCAGTTCCCACAAACTTATCATTATTGTGGAGTTCGTTACAGCAGCTGTTGCAAGAAATGGATGGAGCCAGTGGAGTGGCTGTAGAAGGTTCATTTTTCCAGTCCCTGTTTAATGGGCTTATAAAGGAAGGCGAAATTCTTGGATCACTTCGTGCAGGAGTTCATTGGACACCTAAT GTCTTTGCCATTGCTCAAAAGGAATCAATTGATTCTTTCTTTTCACAG AATTCTTTCATTAACTATGATGTTCTGCACAAACTTAGAATTCCTCAGCCCATTCAGTTCTTGCAG TCCAGATATCCAGAAGGCATACCTTTGGTTACTACATTTGTTCACCCCTCAATGATTGAGATGCTTGATGCTGCTACAGAAGATGCTCTCGAACGTGATAGCTG GATCGATTCTCTTTCTATACTGCCGATGTCCTTTGGGTCTCAGGATGCATCTAAACTTTTGTCCCTTTGCCCTTCGATTCAGCAGGGTCTCAAG TCTGACAAAGCAATAATCTTCGGGGAGTCATATGTATTTAGCAGTGGCTTTATCAAG GATGTGTATGATCGCCTGGAGAAAGAAATGGAAACCTTTAGTGTTTCAGTTCCTTCCAGTACTGTGGTGTCAGATGATTTGCGGGAGACAAAAGTTGGTCATGACACAAGCAGGTCGACTGAGTCCAATGAAACCGTTAGTGACAGCAGCAGTAATAAACAGGCAGCGGAGAAGggatcaaaaaagaaaaaaggtagaGGGGCTGGAAGCATTATAACAGGGCCAGCTGAGAGTGAGCTGGACAACCAGGACAATGTTCCTACAAGATCTAAGAAAAACCAAAGGAAAGGCAAGAATATCTCTTCCGGACAGGCCGCAGAGTCAAAAGCAGCTGCTAAgttggtaaaaataaaagaggaaaaTCTCAATGTCCCTTCAGAAGATTGGGTAATGAATAAGATTATAGCGCTTGTATCTGATTTTGAAGAACAAG GTCCTGATGATCCCCAAACAATTCTTGGACCTTTGGCACACTATTTGAGGCCTAAGTTAATCAACTCCTGGAAGGAGAGAAGAAAGGCATTGTTTACAGAAAATGTGGAGAGAATGAGGAACTTACTTGATAACTTGCAAAAGAAACTTGACGAG TCTTTCTTAAATATGCAGCTTTATGAAAAGGCTTTAGATTTGTTTGAAGATGACCAATCAACCTCG GTCATTTTTCACCGGCATCTGTTAAGAACAACAGCTACTACCATTGCCGATATGCTTCTTCAAAATTTG GACATGCACAACAAACTGAAGAATGGAGTTGAAGTTGCAGAGCCTCAAATTTCAGAATCTATTACCCTCAACACGGGAGAGAGAACTTCCATT GCCAAAAACTTTCCTGGATCGCTTTCAAGCAAGGCTCTTGCTGTAGTTGAAGCATTGGAAGGAAAG CGGGTGGAAACTTTCATGACTGCTCTAAGAGATATTGCAGAAGAGAG CGGCTTGCTCTTGAGAAAGATTGACAAGAAATTGGAAAGAACGCTTCTGCATTCATATCAGAAG GATTTGGTGTCTCAAGTTTCTGCTGAGACAGATCCAGTTCCTCTTTTGCCAAAAGTTGTTTCCCTGATTTACGTACag GTTCACCATAAAGCTCTTCAAGCACCTGGAAGGGCCATCGCTGTTGCTGTTTCACGACTGAAG GATAAACTAGATGAATCAGCCTTCAAGATCCTGACAGATTATCAAACTGCAACAGTGACCCTGTTAACGTTAATATCTGCTGCAAGTGGAGAC GAAGAAGACTGTTCATCGGATAGCATTTTGAGCAAAAGGGAGCTTTTGGAGACCCAAATGCCCGCACTCAAAGGCCTGGTCTTCCGCAACTCACAATCTTGA